The following DNA comes from Meiothermus sp..
AGAACAGCCTCCCGTTTGCTGGCAGCTACTCGAGCCGTACCGTTGATCACCCGCGAAACCGTGCTGGGCGAGACCCCGGCCTCGCGGGCTACATCGCTAAGGGTTACGGCTTCGCGCAAAAATGCCTCCGGGCTACAGATAGTTTCTTGATATGAAACTAAATCATATTTTGAAAGCGCTGTCAAGACTTCTCAGATTGTAAATGTAAGAGGTTGCTGGGGGCCCAAAAAAGCTCCAGTAATGGAATCTGGCAGTTGCACAACCCCTGCCGGTAGGCCATGATGAGGCCCATGGATTTGCTGGTGGTGGTGCCTCACCCCGACGACGAGGTGTTCGGCGCAGGTGGAACGCTCATTCAATATGCCGACCGGGGCCTGGAGACCGGCCTGATCACCCTCACCAAAGGCGAGGCCGGACGAACCCTGGGGCTGTGCAGGCCGGAAGAGCTGGGTGAACTGCGAGCCCAGGAGCTACAGCGGGCGGCGCAAATTCTCAAACTGGGCCACCTCGAGCTCTACGATTTTCCCAACGGCCTACCCAACAACCCGGTGGACGGCGAAGCCAGGGGCCACGGTTTTTCCACCCCGCAGGGCGTGGCCGATCACCCCGAAATTGTCGACCTGTTGCTGTGGCGCTTCGAGGTGCTGCGGCCCAGAGCCATCATTACCTTTGGCCCCAACGGCTCCAACCGCCACCCCGACCACGTCGCCACCCATCGGTTTGTGGTGAAGGCTGTAGAAAAATCCGGGCAGAAGATCAAGCTATTCTTCTACGCTTCCCCGCGGCCGCTGCCGGAGTACCTGGAGGGCTGGCTGCCCCCCAACCACGTGCGCCACCTGCCCATGGAGGTGCTGCTGCAAAAGCTGCGGGCCATGGCCCAGCACCGCACCCAGGCCCTCTCGGTGCTCAACTTTATGGATCGCTTTAGCTCCCGGCTAGCCAGCGAGACCTTCCACCTGGCAGGTTATGAAGGGCCCATACAACACGAGCTGCTCTGGTATGCCCGGCCTTAAGCGCGCCCTGGGGAAGTGTTCCGGCTGACGGTTATGGGCAGCCTCGAGGGTTAGACTAAACCCCATGAGAGAACGCATGTTCCCCATCACCACCCCCGAAGAGGCCGATGCTTTTATCGATAGCAAGCCCATCACGGCCATCTTCAAAGCCGGCACCTGCCACAAGACCATGCAGGGCTGGGGCAATGTCGAAAAAATGCTGCGCGAGCGGCCCGAAATTCCGGTGGGCATCATCAAGGTGGTGGAGCACCGCCCAGCCTCGAACCGGGTGGCCGAGCGCACCGGCATTGTGCACCACTCCCCGCAAATTATTCTGTTCCGCAACAGCCAGCCGCTTTTTGAGCTGAACAACTGGGAGATCACCCTGGAAAACCTCGAGGCCCTCTTCCAGCAACACCTCCCGGAGGTAAAGGTCGAACCCGCGCAAGAGGCGGGCAAAAGCAACCTCGAGCCCTACAAGCGGCTTCTGGACGCCTACCTGAGCGGAGCGATCAGCGAGCAGCAGTTCGCCTGGGCCTACCTCAACATGTTCCGCGAAGACGCTTCACTGCGCTCGCAGGAGGAGTTCGAGCTGCTCAACTCCCTGTTCGGCAACCCCGACGAGCACCACATCCACCCCATGGCCATCCTGCAGTTTGAGCAAGCCAACCCCCAGTCCACGCCGCTATTTGAGCGCGCCCAACACCTGCGGGCCCGCCTCGACACGCTCTAGATAACCATCCAAACACCCTCCGAGGCTATCTATTTAGCCTAAAGCGCACCCCTCACTGCGTTCGACAAAGAAAGCATCGCCCTCCGCTAGCAAATCGGTCGGGTTGGTTCGCCACTATTGGGTGGCAAACCAACCGAAGCTGATAGCAGAAATCGCCAGTCTCCCCTGAATCGCTCCAACATCCAGCTTGTAAGACCGCACCTTACTGAATCGAATTCCACACATCTCGCTCTTGCCAAGTCGGTCAAGCTCTGTTATATTTTTACCTGCTATTGGCGAAGCGTTCCGCGATAGCTCAGTTGGTAGAGCGCTCGACTGTTAATCGAGTGGTCGCAGGTTCGAGCCCTGCTCGCGGAGCCAGCAAACCCAGGGAAGCCTGGGTTTTTTTCTTGGCTACAGCCGCCCCGCCTCGATGATGCTGGACAGAAACTGCTGGGTGCGCTCGTGCTGGGGGTTGGAAAAAATCTGCTCCGGGGGGCCTTCCTCGTGCACCACCCCACCGTACATGAAGCAGACCTTGCTGGCCACCTCCTTGGCAAAGCCCATCTCGTGGGTAGCCAGAATCATGGTCATGCCCTCGCGGGCCAGCTCGCGCAGCAGGTTGAGCACCTCGGAGACCAGCTCGGGGTCGAGGGCCGAGGTAATCTCGTCCAGAAGCAAAAGCATGGGCTCCATGGCCAGCGCCCGCACAATGGCTACGCGCTGCTGCTGGCCGCCCGAGAGCTGGTCGGGGTAGGCCTGGGCTTTGTGCTCGAGGCCAATCCGCTTCAGGAGGGCCAGGGCTTTGGCCTGGGCTTCGGGCTCGGGCATCCGCAGTACCTGGGTGGGGGCCAGGGTGATGTTTTGCAGCACGGTCATATGGGGGAAGAGGTTAAAGCTCTGGAAAACGATCCCCACATCGCGGCGCAGGGCGTTGAGGTCTACCCCCGGCCCGGTAATGCGGTCGCCGTGCAGGCGAATCTCGCCCGCCTGGATCTCCTCGAGGCCATTGATGCAGCGCAGCAGCGTAGACTTGCCACAGCCCGAAGGCCCAATCAGGCAGACCACCTGGTGCTCCTCCACCGTCAGGTTGATGCCGCGCAGCACCTCATTGGCGCCAAAGCGCTTGTGAACGTTGCGGATTTCCAAAAAGCTCATAGGTCTTCTCCCTGGGCCAATACACTACCCGGCTACGACCCCTGCCGGAAGCGGGCCCGGTCGCGCTCGACCAACCGGTCTACCAGGCGGGTCTGGGGGATGGTAATCAGGATAAATAGAATCGCCACGGTGGTCACCGCCGACAGGTTGAAGTCGTTGGAGGCGATGATGCGGGCCTGGTTGAAGGCGTCAATCACCCCCACCACATTCACCAGGGCGGTGTCTTTCTGCATCCCGATAAAGTTGTTGAGTAGGGGCGGGATAATGCGCCGCACCGCCTGGGGCACCACCACAAAGCGCAGGGTCTGCCCGTAGGACAGGCCCAGGCTGCGGGCCGCGGCCCACTGGCTGGGGTGGATGCTCTCGAGGCCGGCCCGGTAGACCTCGGCCATATAGGCCCCGTAGGTCAGGGTGAGGGCCAGCACCGCCAGGGCCTCCAGGGGCAGGTTGCGGAAAAAGCCAATGCCGGTAAGGGGCAGGCCAAAGCCAATCAGGTAGATCACGATGATGGAGGGTAGGCTCAAAAAAGCGTCGGTGTAGAAGGTCGCGATAAAACGGATGGGCTGGGCCGGTTTGCCGGGCAGCAGCTTGGCAATGGCCACCACCAGGCCCCAGATGAGGGAAAAAACCCCGGCGAACAGAAAAATAACCACGTTCACCCAGAAGGCCTGCAAAATGAGGCCAAAGGAGTTGCGGATGAGCTCGAGCTGGAAAAAAGTGCGTCCAACGGCCACATTATTGGCGATAAAAAACAGCACAAACAGCAAAAACAGAATCAGTGCCCCGGCATAGCCCAGGGTAAACCAGGCCCAGGTATGAGCTTCCGAGCTGTGCACCCTGGCCGCAATCAGGTTTTCGCTCTGCAAAGCCAGTCGGGCCGCCCGCGACTGCCCTATGCTGCGGCTGGCCGGGAACAGCAACCCCAGGGGAGCCAGGGCCAGCAGCACCAGTATGGCATCGGCCCATAGCGCCTCAAAGTTGTTGGCAGTCATGGTTCGTTTCACAGCCCACATTACCCAGCCCGTAGCTATCAGTAAGCTAATGGCCAGGATCAGAGCCAGTAAGGCAAGCCCGAAACCATCCTTGGGCGGGATAGGGTTACGGCGTTTCACATCTTTGGAGCTTGGTTCGGTCATGGGTAAGTGATTCTACCTAATAACCCGGCCGTGCATGCATTTACACCTCAACGCACGTACAAAGCCAGCACCGGGAGCTTGCACCCCCGGTGTGGGCATAGCGGTGTCAGCTTTTCAAAAAATTCTCGGCTACTTCACCAGCTCAACCACGGCCAGTTGCGTACCATCACCGCGGCGACGCTCGGCCAGCTTGAGCACACGGGTATAGCCACCCGAGCGGTCGGCGTATCTGGGGGCGACTTCTTCAAAAAGCTTTTTGACCAGCTTGGGGTCGTGTAGATCGCGCAGTACCATGCGGCGCAGGTGGTTGCGCTGGGCATAAGCGGCCAGCTCCTCAGGGGTAGCCATACGCTCGCCTTCTTTGAGGGGCAGTACTTGACCGTTCTTGTCTTTGCGCTTGGTGAAGCGCACGCCCTCAGGCACCGTCAAGGTGGGGGCTTTCTTGGCAGTGGTGATCAGGTGATCCACGTAACCCGCCAATTCCTTGGCCTTGGGAATGGTGGTGATGATCCGGCCATTCTCCGAAAGCAAGAGGCTTTTAGCCAGGTTGCGGAACAAGGCCACGCGGTGCGAGGAGTTCCGATTGAGTTTTCTTCCAGCTTTCAGGTGACGCATGCATCTCTCCTTCAGAGAGGTCTCAGGTCTACGGGTCTAGTTGAATTTGTGGCCTGCGACCTCAGTCTTTCATCGCCAGCCCATGTTGGGCCAGACAGTCTTTGATTTCCTGTAGGCTGCGGTCGCCAATACCAGGCACTCGCTTAAGTTCCTTTTCCGATAGGGCCAGCAAGCTTTCCACACTCTCGATACCCTCTTCCTTGAGGTTGTGCAGAACGCGGGTGGTCAGGCCCAGGTCGTCGAGGGTCAGGGAAATTCCTTGGGGCGCTGGCGTGGCTGCGGGTGCGGCAGGTGCTGCCGTTGTTACAGCGGGCACAGGGGTAGCCTTATGTTCTACCCGCATGACCGGCGACTGGTCGAAGTAGCCCAGTTGCTCGCGCAGGATGCCCACGGCCTGCTGGAGCACATCCATGGGTGATACTGCACCGTTGGTCCAGATGCGCAAGGTTAGCTTATCCAGGTCGGTACGCTGGCCCAGGCGGGTATCCTCAACCTGGTAGGCCACCCGACGAACAGGCGAGTACAGGGCGTCCACCGGGATCGAGGAAATGCGGTCTTTGATACCGTGCTTCTCTGCCGGGACGTAGCCCACCCCTTCGTCTACGCGAATTTCCATCACCAGCTTGCCCTTATCTTCAAGGGTAGCGATGTACTGGTCGGGGTTGACGATTTCGGCGTCGGGGGGGCACTCGAGATCCCGAGCGTAAATCACCTTGGGGCCACTGGCGCGCAGGGTAAGGGTCTTGGGGCCTGTGCCAGGATTAGCAAAGCGCACCACCAGTTCTTTAAGGTTAAGAATGAGCTGAATGGCATCTTCCTTAACCCCAGGAATGGTGGAGAACTCGTGCAGCACGTCTTCGATATAGACGCTGGTAACTGCCGTGCCAGGGATCGAGGAAAGCAGAATGCGGCGCAGCGGGTTACCCAGGGTTACACCGAAACCCCGCTCGAGGGGCTCGAGCACAAACTCGCCGTAATTGCCATCAATGCGGGCGTT
Coding sequences within:
- a CDS encoding PIG-L deacetylase family protein, with amino-acid sequence MDLLVVVPHPDDEVFGAGGTLIQYADRGLETGLITLTKGEAGRTLGLCRPEELGELRAQELQRAAQILKLGHLELYDFPNGLPNNPVDGEARGHGFSTPQGVADHPEIVDLLLWRFEVLRPRAIITFGPNGSNRHPDHVATHRFVVKAVEKSGQKIKLFFYASPRPLPEYLEGWLPPNHVRHLPMEVLLQKLRAMAQHRTQALSVLNFMDRFSSRLASETFHLAGYEGPIQHELLWYARP
- a CDS encoding monothiol bacilliredoxin BrxC family protein, producing the protein MRERMFPITTPEEADAFIDSKPITAIFKAGTCHKTMQGWGNVEKMLRERPEIPVGIIKVVEHRPASNRVAERTGIVHHSPQIILFRNSQPLFELNNWEITLENLEALFQQHLPEVKVEPAQEAGKSNLEPYKRLLDAYLSGAISEQQFAWAYLNMFREDASLRSQEEFELLNSLFGNPDEHHIHPMAILQFEQANPQSTPLFERAQHLRARLDTL
- a CDS encoding amino acid ABC transporter ATP-binding protein, yielding MSFLEIRNVHKRFGANEVLRGINLTVEEHQVVCLIGPSGCGKSTLLRCINGLEEIQAGEIRLHGDRITGPGVDLNALRRDVGIVFQSFNLFPHMTVLQNITLAPTQVLRMPEPEAQAKALALLKRIGLEHKAQAYPDQLSGGQQQRVAIVRALAMEPMLLLLDEITSALDPELVSEVLNLLRELAREGMTMILATHEMGFAKEVASKVCFMYGGVVHEEGPPEQIFSNPQHERTQQFLSSIIEAGRL
- a CDS encoding amino acid ABC transporter permease, with translation MTEPSSKDVKRRNPIPPKDGFGLALLALILAISLLIATGWVMWAVKRTMTANNFEALWADAILVLLALAPLGLLFPASRSIGQSRAARLALQSENLIAARVHSSEAHTWAWFTLGYAGALILFLLFVLFFIANNVAVGRTFFQLELIRNSFGLILQAFWVNVVIFLFAGVFSLIWGLVVAIAKLLPGKPAQPIRFIATFYTDAFLSLPSIIVIYLIGFGLPLTGIGFFRNLPLEALAVLALTLTYGAYMAEVYRAGLESIHPSQWAAARSLGLSYGQTLRFVVVPQAVRRIIPPLLNNFIGMQKDTALVNVVGVIDAFNQARIIASNDFNLSAVTTVAILFILITIPQTRLVDRLVERDRARFRQGS
- a CDS encoding bL17 family ribosomal protein, encoding MRHLKAGRKLNRNSSHRVALFRNLAKSLLLSENGRIITTIPKAKELAGYVDHLITTAKKAPTLTVPEGVRFTKRKDKNGQVLPLKEGERMATPEELAAYAQRNHLRRMVLRDLHDPKLVKKLFEEVAPRYADRSGGYTRVLKLAERRRGDGTQLAVVELVK
- a CDS encoding DNA-directed RNA polymerase subunit alpha, which codes for METTKTKAPVFNARIDGNYGEFVLEPLERGFGVTLGNPLRRILLSSIPGTAVTSVYIEDVLHEFSTIPGVKEDAIQLILNLKELVVRFANPGTGPKTLTLRASGPKVIYARDLECPPDAEIVNPDQYIATLEDKGKLVMEIRVDEGVGYVPAEKHGIKDRISSIPVDALYSPVRRVAYQVEDTRLGQRTDLDKLTLRIWTNGAVSPMDVLQQAVGILREQLGYFDQSPVMRVEHKATPVPAVTTAAPAAPAATPAPQGISLTLDDLGLTTRVLHNLKEEGIESVESLLALSEKELKRVPGIGDRSLQEIKDCLAQHGLAMKD